A portion of the Actomonas aquatica genome contains these proteins:
- a CDS encoding PadR family transcriptional regulator, with protein MAKLELLQGTLDLLVLRVLNAGPMHGFGIAQKIHLLSADALRVEEGSLYPALYRMERKGWIEAEWGVSENNRRAKFYALTKVGRKQLAAEQATWERLTAAVGQVLAKADEA; from the coding sequence ATGGCTAAACTCGAACTTCTTCAAGGCACGCTCGATCTCCTCGTCCTCCGCGTGCTCAACGCCGGCCCCATGCACGGGTTCGGCATCGCCCAAAAAATCCACCTGCTCTCAGCCGATGCGCTGCGCGTCGAGGAGGGCTCGCTCTACCCGGCGCTCTATCGCATGGAGCGCAAGGGCTGGATCGAGGCGGAGTGGGGCGTTTCGGAAAACAACCGCCGCGCCAAGTTTTATGCGCTGACCAAAGTCGGCCGCAAACAGCTCGCCGCCGAACAGGCGACCTGGGAGCGCCTCACCGCTGCCGTCGGTCAGGTCCTGGCCAAAGCCGACGAGGCCTGA
- a CDS encoding CAP domain-containing protein — MSRNLFVIFALSLLGASLGFAQPAEPSPADVARLRIMWELDPKIQRAGEPWSIDPSSREAARQFFRAVYGASEDVPSGWNGDAATGTPGTTTAAFKEAVRDRVNFYRAYVGIPADITFNSTFSAKAQEAAVMSSANNGLSHNPQVEQPGWSFVTANAQEAAGKSNLALGPFGPDAIDGYIRDQGASNAVVGHRRWIFIPQAKEFGTGDVEAQNGFPASNTLWVNDGRAGDARPNTREEFVAWPPKGNVPYQLVWPRWSLTLPGANFTNASVSMTRNGAPISAVIEAGNQSLANEVTLVWLYDGKSGNSSDSHERPDADVAYEVTVSNVNIGGATRTFTYTVNVFDPDVPGNDFVATTIGTPSSLTAGSPSTLQVAVPSFAGGFQWRELGTDPNGNALWNAEGGLRGEIDGTASDYNLIVSSPTASGSGAYYLAHPTPILQTFTLPDTYMVPPSGPTDLTFDSKLGFSSQTQVARAEVSTNGGKSWVTVYEQRGTGSNTSPADAAYQSRSASLTPFAGRTIKVRFSYDHEGGSYFNQTDPSVGWLVDNVRLTNVMSVTPVSTSSHQSGTSFSYTPSSEGIKILQARGMFFGHYGMDWGPISLLTAQAGSSNNGGGESRIINLSVRASAASGVNALNVGMVIGGSGTKPLLVRVVGPTLGVLGVPGTAPDPALAVTRGGTTVATNDNWDGALSATFNQLGAFALGDNSADAAIDISLPTEPHVVLVDTQGQNGVVLVEAYDKHAVDEGSARLINVSARNQVGAGADVLVAGFVIEGSSNKTLLIRGVGATLADSRFNLPGVLEDPQLVINPLGSSTVIASNDNWDGDAQIAAMANTLGAFSLSSNADAALLVTLAPGAYTATVSGVNDTTGIAIVEVYEVN, encoded by the coding sequence ATGAGCCGTAACCTGTTCGTAATCTTTGCCCTGAGTTTGCTCGGTGCCTCCCTCGGCTTCGCCCAGCCCGCCGAGCCCTCCCCCGCGGATGTTGCTCGTCTGCGCATCATGTGGGAGCTCGACCCCAAGATCCAACGCGCCGGCGAACCTTGGTCGATCGACCCGAGTTCCCGCGAGGCAGCCCGCCAATTTTTCCGCGCGGTTTACGGGGCATCGGAGGACGTGCCCAGCGGCTGGAACGGCGACGCCGCCACCGGCACCCCCGGCACCACCACCGCGGCGTTTAAGGAGGCCGTCCGGGACCGGGTGAATTTCTACCGCGCCTACGTGGGCATCCCCGCCGACATCACCTTCAACTCCACCTTCTCAGCCAAAGCCCAGGAGGCTGCGGTGATGTCCTCGGCCAACAACGGCCTGAGCCACAACCCGCAGGTCGAGCAGCCCGGGTGGTCCTTCGTTACCGCCAACGCGCAGGAAGCGGCCGGCAAGTCCAACCTCGCGCTCGGTCCCTTCGGCCCCGACGCCATCGACGGCTACATTCGCGACCAAGGTGCCAGCAACGCTGTGGTAGGACACCGTCGCTGGATCTTTATCCCCCAAGCCAAGGAATTTGGCACCGGCGACGTCGAAGCCCAGAACGGCTTCCCGGCGAGCAACACCCTTTGGGTGAACGACGGCCGCGCCGGCGACGCGCGCCCCAACACCCGCGAGGAGTTCGTCGCGTGGCCGCCCAAGGGCAACGTGCCCTACCAGCTCGTCTGGCCGCGCTGGTCCCTCACTCTGCCCGGCGCCAACTTCACCAACGCCTCCGTCAGCATGACGCGCAATGGCGCCCCGATCAGCGCCGTCATCGAGGCCGGCAACCAGTCCCTCGCCAACGAGGTCACCCTCGTCTGGCTCTACGACGGCAAGTCAGGCAACAGCTCCGATTCCCACGAGCGCCCCGACGCCGACGTCGCCTACGAGGTCACGGTGAGCAACGTGAACATCGGCGGAGCCACCCGCACCTTCACTTACACCGTCAACGTCTTCGATCCCGACGTGCCGGGCAACGACTTCGTCGCCACCACGATCGGCACCCCGAGTTCCCTCACCGCGGGCAGCCCCAGCACTCTGCAAGTCGCGGTGCCGTCCTTCGCCGGCGGCTTCCAATGGCGCGAACTCGGCACCGATCCCAACGGCAACGCCCTCTGGAACGCCGAGGGCGGCTTGCGCGGCGAGATCGACGGCACCGCCAGCGACTACAACCTTATCGTCTCCAGTCCCACCGCGAGCGGCAGCGGGGCCTACTACCTCGCCCACCCCACCCCGATTCTGCAGACCTTCACCCTGCCCGACACCTACATGGTGCCGCCGTCCGGTCCCACCGATCTGACCTTCGACTCCAAACTCGGCTTCTCCAGCCAAACTCAGGTCGCCCGCGCCGAAGTCTCGACCAACGGCGGCAAGTCCTGGGTCACGGTCTACGAGCAGCGCGGCACGGGCAGTAACACCAGCCCTGCCGACGCCGCTTACCAAAGCCGCTCCGCCAGCTTGACCCCGTTTGCCGGTCGCACCATCAAGGTGCGTTTCAGCTACGATCACGAGGGCGGCAGCTACTTCAACCAGACCGACCCCAGCGTCGGCTGGCTCGTCGACAACGTTCGCCTGACCAATGTCATGAGCGTGACGCCGGTCTCCACCAGCAGCCACCAAAGCGGCACCAGCTTCAGCTACACGCCGTCCTCCGAGGGCATCAAAATTCTCCAGGCGCGCGGCATGTTCTTTGGCCACTACGGCATGGACTGGGGACCCATCTCCCTGCTCACCGCCCAAGCGGGCTCCTCCAACAACGGCGGCGGCGAGAGCCGGATCATCAACCTCTCCGTCCGCGCCAGCGCTGCGTCCGGGGTCAACGCCCTCAACGTCGGCATGGTCATCGGCGGCAGCGGCACCAAACCCCTGCTCGTGCGGGTGGTCGGCCCGACGCTCGGTGTGCTCGGTGTGCCCGGCACGGCGCCCGATCCCGCCCTCGCCGTGACCCGCGGTGGCACGACCGTGGCCACCAACGACAATTGGGACGGCGCCCTCTCCGCCACCTTCAACCAACTCGGCGCCTTCGCCTTGGGCGACAACTCCGCCGACGCCGCCATCGATATTTCCCTGCCCACCGAACCGCACGTGGTGCTCGTCGACACGCAGGGCCAAAACGGCGTGGTTCTCGTTGAGGCTTACGACAAACACGCCGTGGACGAAGGCAGCGCGCGTTTGATCAACGTCTCCGCCCGCAACCAAGTCGGCGCCGGCGCCGACGTGCTGGTGGCCGGTTTCGTCATCGAGGGTTCCAGCAATAAAACCCTGCTGATCCGCGGCGTCGGGGCCACGTTGGCAGATAGCCGATTTAACCTGCCCGGTGTGCTAGAGGATCCGCAGCTCGTCATCAACCCGCTCGGTTCCTCCACCGTCATCGCCAGCAACGACAACTGGGATGGCGATGCCCAGATCGCCGCCATGGCCAACACCCTCGGTGCCTTCTCGCTCAGCTCGAATGCCGACGCCGCCTTGCTGGTGACACTCGCCCCCGGTGCCTACACCGCCACCGTGAGCGGCGTGAACGACACCACCGGCATCGCCATCGTCGAAGTCTACGAAGTCAACTGA
- a CDS encoding FAD-dependent thymidylate synthase, which produces MRITGLALVPPPTAADLPQVTPELLASVLARYSRSNDGIHAILEKVDLANPDASIDRILKFVDYGHASIGGLTGGLAIALDDVSMWLALKMFEIAQMADGQESSTRYIAMDANNLPDPAELGIPDDLADRWRDVMARSFAAYHAEYARLDALGEAEPERIRLPEGAKPAVVTRLRKNFALDRARYFIPLATRTNLALVQTSRMWATTVKHLDSLPHPEAKAAAKLIRDELMKQSPRLMRHSFAEKSYEAQTAQELATSLSLGLERLSTEPLDDDVWVHVDRATPPWLPETQPIAEALRHRANRYGYQGTATRRMRVSFAWNNMALAELRDLNRHRTGHRWTPLIQAGFYLPPEIDRATHAALLADQAALTRELMERGSASYAYSLLLGAQTPFEHTTQADKFIYEVELRTGMGAHFRYAEHCSAALQAFLQQVPEATEWVVEGTAEPE; this is translated from the coding sequence ATGCGCATCACCGGTCTCGCCCTCGTCCCGCCCCCGACCGCGGCCGATCTTCCCCAAGTCACGCCCGAGCTGCTCGCGTCCGTTTTGGCGCGCTATTCCCGCAGCAATGACGGCATCCACGCCATTCTCGAGAAGGTCGATCTGGCCAATCCGGATGCGTCGATCGATCGCATCCTCAAGTTTGTCGATTACGGTCACGCCTCCATCGGCGGCCTCACCGGCGGACTCGCCATCGCCCTCGACGATGTCTCGATGTGGTTGGCGCTCAAAATGTTCGAGATCGCCCAGATGGCCGACGGCCAGGAGTCGAGCACCCGCTACATTGCCATGGATGCCAACAACCTGCCCGATCCGGCCGAGCTCGGCATCCCGGACGATCTGGCCGATCGCTGGCGCGACGTGATGGCGCGTTCCTTCGCCGCCTACCATGCCGAATACGCCCGCCTCGACGCGCTGGGTGAAGCCGAGCCGGAGCGCATCCGCCTGCCCGAGGGCGCCAAGCCCGCCGTCGTCACCCGCCTGCGCAAGAACTTCGCCCTCGATCGCGCCCGCTATTTTATCCCGCTCGCCACCCGCACCAACCTCGCGCTGGTCCAGACCTCCCGCATGTGGGCCACGACGGTGAAGCATCTCGACTCCTTGCCGCACCCCGAGGCCAAGGCCGCCGCCAAACTCATCCGCGACGAGCTCATGAAGCAGTCGCCGCGGCTCATGCGGCACAGTTTCGCCGAAAAATCCTACGAGGCGCAGACCGCTCAGGAGCTCGCCACCAGTCTCTCGCTCGGTCTCGAGCGCCTGAGCACGGAGCCGCTGGACGACGACGTTTGGGTCCATGTCGACCGCGCCACGCCGCCGTGGTTGCCCGAGACTCAGCCCATCGCCGAAGCCCTACGTCACCGCGCCAACCGCTACGGTTACCAAGGCACCGCCACCCGCCGCATGCGGGTGAGCTTCGCCTGGAACAACATGGCTCTGGCCGAGCTGCGCGACCTCAACCGCCATCGCACCGGCCACCGGTGGACGCCGCTCATTCAGGCGGGTTTTTACCTGCCGCCCGAAATCGACCGCGCCACGCACGCCGCCCTGCTCGCCGACCAAGCCGCGCTCACCCGCGAGCTCATGGAGCGGGGCAGTGCGAGCTACGCCTATTCGCTGCTGCTGGGAGCTCAGACGCCCTTCGAACACACCACGCAGGCGGATAAATTCATCTACGAAGTGGAGCTACGCACCGGTATGGGGGCCCATTTCCGCTATGCCGAACACTGCAGTGCGGCGCTCCAGGCCTTCCTGCAACAGGTGCCCGAGGCGACCGAATGGGTGGTCGAAGGCACCGCCGAGCCCGAATAG
- a CDS encoding ABC transporter permease, producing MNVFTKLRQALRAVFRRNQLDAEMAEEMRFHREAQIEANLAAGMTRREALRAANLQFGPADAIAEEGREARGFAWLIHLRQDLRYGIKMLLKQKGFTFVAVMTLGLGLSANITIFSLVDVFFFQPLKVTAPERLVVMNRQNPSNQFASMFSWADYAAYRDQVPGLEDAMAVLLRPVHLAWPGQMPHRNWIENVSPNYLEALGARALLGRTFLPGEGEKPGADPYIVLNHRYWADQLGSDPGVVGRTVAINGHPMEVIGVTVPEFNGGQWGLGAAGWVPVTMMPTLFGWDESMFTNHEWSGFRVLAHLASGYDEARVEAEISVVDQRLRELHPSGDLDQTTTGVVREQLSRPDPNVSSFMPLAAVVFMALVLMILLIACANVSNLLSARAASRQRELGIRAAVGASRGRLTRQLLTESVLLALIAGAVGWFLSDLAGRLLSDMSPSGDMPVATEAVQGTWWILAFAVVVSLFAGVVTGLLPALRATRVDVQEILKSGGAAGGGKRRHWLRNGLVISQVAFCAIVLVAGGLFLRSLRQAAAMPLGFDPDNLAIASIDLDLQGYERERGRTFLRQLQDDLAAIPGVQAVALSNVLPMSNSPGLRDVSDANSPLIAETGQREGMLNAASNIVDEHFFDTLRINLLRGRGIQETDTVDSPAVVVVNDTLARRLWPEQDAIGQRLTSFDFTAEVVGVVATGKYVMISEEDRPAYYRPYQQAYNQPVTLYLRTAGDPAAALAEMRRVLQRLDPELPVYNTSTMEEHLRSTAFGYLPLRMAAYLAGAQGLVGLVLAVMGVYAVVAFSVSQRTREIGIRLALGADRSDVFRLVVRGGLILIGTGLGLGLMVALGLSHVLAGLLAGLNPLDVPVFGGVTLLLLMVSFLACYLPARRAMAIDPAITLKSD from the coding sequence ATGAATGTATTCACCAAACTGAGACAGGCGCTGCGCGCCGTCTTTCGCCGCAATCAACTCGACGCCGAGATGGCCGAGGAGATGCGTTTTCACCGCGAGGCCCAGATCGAAGCCAACCTCGCCGCCGGCATGACGCGACGTGAAGCCCTGCGCGCCGCCAACCTCCAGTTTGGCCCGGCCGATGCCATCGCCGAGGAGGGCCGCGAGGCCCGCGGTTTTGCGTGGCTCATCCACCTGCGGCAGGACCTGCGTTACGGCATCAAGATGCTGCTCAAACAAAAGGGCTTCACCTTCGTCGCGGTCATGACCCTGGGCCTTGGGCTCAGCGCCAACATCACGATTTTTTCCCTGGTGGATGTGTTCTTCTTCCAGCCGCTCAAGGTCACGGCGCCCGAGCGGTTGGTCGTGATGAACCGGCAGAACCCGAGCAACCAGTTTGCCTCCATGTTTTCGTGGGCCGACTACGCGGCCTATCGCGATCAGGTGCCTGGACTGGAGGACGCCATGGCGGTGCTGTTGCGCCCGGTGCACCTGGCCTGGCCGGGCCAGATGCCGCATCGCAACTGGATCGAAAACGTGAGTCCCAACTACCTCGAGGCCCTCGGTGCTCGCGCCTTGCTTGGACGCACCTTCCTGCCGGGGGAGGGGGAGAAACCCGGGGCCGATCCCTACATCGTGCTCAACCACCGCTACTGGGCCGACCAGCTCGGCTCCGATCCGGGTGTGGTGGGACGCACGGTGGCGATCAATGGCCACCCCATGGAAGTGATCGGCGTCACGGTGCCGGAATTTAACGGCGGCCAATGGGGGCTCGGCGCCGCGGGCTGGGTGCCGGTGACCATGATGCCGACGCTCTTCGGTTGGGACGAATCGATGTTCACCAATCACGAGTGGAGCGGTTTTCGTGTCCTTGCTCATCTGGCGTCGGGTTACGACGAAGCCCGCGTGGAGGCCGAAATTTCGGTGGTGGATCAACGCCTGCGTGAGCTCCATCCGTCGGGTGACCTTGATCAGACCACGACGGGGGTGGTGCGCGAGCAACTCAGTCGGCCCGATCCCAACGTCAGCAGTTTCATGCCGCTCGCCGCGGTCGTCTTTATGGCGCTGGTGCTGATGATTCTGCTGATTGCCTGCGCCAACGTATCCAACCTGCTGTCCGCCCGCGCGGCCTCGCGCCAACGCGAGCTCGGCATTCGCGCCGCGGTCGGCGCCTCCCGCGGCCGCCTCACTCGACAGTTGCTTACCGAGAGTGTGTTGCTGGCGTTGATCGCCGGCGCCGTGGGATGGTTCCTGAGCGACCTCGCCGGACGTCTGTTGTCGGACATGTCCCCGTCGGGCGACATGCCGGTTGCGACTGAAGCGGTGCAGGGCACGTGGTGGATCCTCGCCTTCGCCGTCGTGGTGTCCCTGTTTGCCGGTGTGGTGACCGGGCTCCTGCCGGCGTTGCGCGCGACGCGGGTCGACGTGCAGGAAATCCTCAAATCAGGCGGCGCGGCCGGCGGCGGCAAACGCCGGCACTGGCTGCGCAACGGTTTGGTCATCTCGCAGGTCGCCTTCTGCGCCATCGTCTTGGTCGCGGGCGGACTCTTCCTGCGCAGCCTGCGCCAGGCGGCGGCGATGCCGTTGGGATTTGATCCCGATAACCTCGCCATCGCCTCGATCGACCTCGACTTGCAGGGCTACGAACGCGAACGCGGCCGAACCTTCCTGCGCCAGTTGCAGGATGACCTTGCGGCGATTCCCGGCGTGCAGGCGGTGGCGCTCTCCAACGTATTGCCGATGAGTAATTCGCCGGGACTGCGTGATGTGAGTGACGCCAACTCACCGCTCATAGCCGAGACCGGTCAGCGCGAGGGTATGCTCAATGCCGCCAGCAATATTGTGGACGAACACTTCTTCGACACCTTGCGCATCAACCTGCTGCGCGGTCGGGGTATTCAGGAAACCGATACAGTCGACAGTCCCGCCGTGGTGGTGGTCAATGACACCCTGGCCCGGCGCCTGTGGCCTGAGCAGGACGCGATCGGCCAACGGCTCACCAGCTTCGACTTCACGGCCGAGGTGGTAGGCGTCGTGGCGACGGGCAAATACGTGATGATCAGCGAAGAGGATCGGCCGGCCTACTACCGCCCTTACCAGCAGGCCTACAATCAGCCGGTCACGCTTTACCTGCGCACGGCCGGTGATCCTGCGGCGGCGCTCGCCGAAATGCGCCGCGTGCTGCAGCGGCTCGATCCGGAGCTGCCGGTTTACAACACCTCGACGATGGAAGAGCACCTGCGCAGCACGGCCTTTGGTTATCTGCCGCTGCGCATGGCCGCCTACCTCGCCGGGGCGCAGGGCCTGGTGGGCCTCGTGCTGGCCGTGATGGGCGTGTATGCCGTGGTGGCGTTTTCGGTAAGCCAACGCACGCGCGAGATCGGCATCCGCCTAGCTCTCGGCGCGGATCGGAGTGACGTGTTTCGGCTGGTGGTGCGCGGTGGTCTGATCCTGATCGGCACGGGTCTGGGGCTCGGCCTCATGGTTGCACTCGGACTCTCTCACGTCTTGGCGGGTCTGTTGGCGGGGCTTAATCCGCTCGACGTGCCCGTCTTCGGTGGGGTGACGCTGCTGCTGTTGATGGTGTCCTTCCTCGCCTGTTACCTGCCCGCGCGGCGCGCCATGGCCATCGACCCCGCCATCACGCTCAAGAGCGACTGA
- a CDS encoding ComEC/Rec2 family competence protein: MQLDRPMGHRAPLLWLVLPMALGIGAAHASPTALPVGGIAAVALIAIGVAVGLQRRHGSAALAAMGLALAAAGALHHENHRARLSDWNRLPPREAELVLQVERTFQGGAARGERVSLIGRVTAAPPHLVDLVGQSLFVSARCAAEAAPSTSRGSTITVRGQLEPLPRHPPAEDADGFLAYLTDRGLNFRLGRGRLIEVEPPTSAYARWREATLNALCARLVVGLEAHPDLAGALTAMVLGQRHGIGDEAKDLFMRSGTLHLFAISGLHFAVIALGVTSTLRLLRVPRLPAVLLSALLLGFYVDLIGRPPSAMRAWLMVVCVQLARATRAPGNPLAGITASALLVLLVDPLELFSAGFQMSYGIVLALLLYGLPMAERLKQHFRPWRALPESDLTRNHRRWRAGLDQTLTSVALAWAASLMGMLAGVAFFGWLSPLALLANLMLIPLAFAVIRCGFIALLCAALGLTGWVMLFNHAAALVLSVMQGVLALVMRLPGSAWPAGFWHPMWGSLAMTLVLLSMFWGYGRGWSGRWTRPWLPPVVATVMLVSGLRFA; this comes from the coding sequence ATGCAGCTCGACCGTCCGATGGGCCATCGCGCCCCCTTGCTCTGGCTGGTGCTGCCTATGGCGCTCGGGATCGGCGCCGCTCATGCCAGCCCGACCGCGCTGCCTGTAGGCGGAATCGCCGCCGTCGCGCTGATCGCGATCGGAGTCGCGGTGGGCCTGCAGCGGCGCCACGGCTCTGCGGCGCTGGCGGCGATGGGGCTGGCCCTCGCGGCGGCCGGCGCGCTGCATCACGAAAACCACCGCGCCCGCCTGTCCGACTGGAATCGACTGCCACCGCGCGAAGCCGAGCTCGTTCTGCAGGTTGAGCGCACCTTTCAAGGCGGAGCCGCTCGCGGGGAACGTGTGAGCCTGATCGGTCGCGTGACGGCCGCCCCGCCCCATCTCGTCGACCTAGTCGGCCAGTCGCTCTTCGTGAGCGCACGCTGCGCTGCAGAGGCGGCGCCGTCGACGAGCCGCGGCAGCACAATCACGGTTCGCGGTCAGCTGGAACCGTTGCCGCGGCATCCACCGGCCGAAGACGCCGACGGCTTTTTGGCCTACCTGACTGACCGCGGACTCAACTTTCGCCTCGGGCGCGGACGCCTGATCGAAGTCGAACCGCCCACCAGCGCCTACGCGCGTTGGCGGGAAGCCACGTTGAACGCTCTGTGTGCGCGCTTGGTCGTGGGGTTGGAGGCGCACCCCGACCTGGCTGGCGCGCTCACCGCGATGGTGTTGGGCCAGCGCCACGGGATCGGCGACGAGGCGAAGGACCTATTCATGCGCAGCGGCACCTTGCACCTGTTCGCCATCAGCGGACTGCACTTTGCGGTGATCGCATTGGGGGTCACGTCGACGCTGCGACTGCTGCGCGTGCCGCGCCTCCCGGCGGTGTTGCTGAGCGCCCTGCTGCTGGGATTTTACGTCGATCTGATCGGGCGCCCGCCATCGGCGATGCGCGCGTGGTTGATGGTGGTGTGCGTGCAACTCGCGCGGGCGACGCGGGCCCCGGGCAATCCCTTGGCCGGCATCACGGCTTCGGCACTGCTGGTCTTGTTGGTCGATCCGCTGGAGCTGTTTTCGGCCGGTTTCCAGATGAGCTACGGCATCGTGTTGGCCCTGCTGCTCTACGGCCTGCCGATGGCCGAGCGACTCAAACAACACTTCCGGCCATGGCGGGCCTTGCCGGAGAGTGACCTCACCCGCAACCACCGCCGTTGGCGAGCCGGGTTGGACCAGACCCTCACCAGCGTGGCGTTAGCGTGGGCGGCGAGCCTGATGGGCATGTTGGCGGGCGTGGCGTTTTTCGGCTGGCTGAGTCCGCTCGCGCTGCTGGCGAATCTGATGCTCATCCCGCTGGCGTTTGCGGTGATCCGCTGCGGGTTCATCGCGCTGCTGTGCGCGGCGCTCGGCCTCACGGGTTGGGTGATGCTCTTCAACCATGCGGCGGCGCTCGTGCTCAGCGTGATGCAGGGTGTGCTCGCGCTCGTCATGCGACTGCCCGGATCGGCCTGGCCGGCGGGTTTTTGGCACCCGATGTGGGGTTCACTGGCGATGACCCTCGTGTTGCTGAGCATGTTCTGGGGCTACGGGCGTGGCTGGAGCGGACGTTGGACGCGACCGTGGCTGCCGCCGGTGGTGGCGACAGTCATGCTTGTCAGCGGGCTGCGTTTCGCCTGA
- a CDS encoding endonuclease/exonuclease/phosphatase family protein — protein MSGFRFLQFNIQFGQVWDASDPDNAPIDLDQTIAEIRRHDADIITLQEVEQARSDGQQADPPPNFQRLRAALPEYHAHFSYPKADPRELPFGIGLAIFSKTPLHERMRQDLPSPRVEFDFFGETKTPTDRVLIGAKTTIAGHEVTIYNVHLLAFFMLKTSSETHGGQRRQVAELLRQSDGPTLLAGDFNVSRPGPLIDQYEAVGFQTVQDETITWHRMPFVLDHIFYNESLRCVEHEIVRTEVSDHLPLRADFEFVD, from the coding sequence GTGAGCGGATTCCGTTTCCTCCAGTTCAACATCCAATTTGGCCAAGTCTGGGATGCCTCGGACCCCGACAACGCGCCGATCGATCTCGATCAAACCATCGCCGAGATCCGTCGCCACGATGCCGACATCATCACCCTGCAGGAGGTGGAGCAGGCGCGCTCCGATGGCCAGCAAGCCGACCCCCCGCCCAACTTTCAACGGCTGCGGGCGGCGCTCCCGGAGTATCACGCTCATTTCAGTTACCCCAAAGCCGACCCGCGGGAGCTGCCCTTCGGCATCGGTCTGGCCATCTTCTCCAAAACGCCCCTGCACGAACGCATGCGCCAAGACCTGCCTTCGCCGCGGGTGGAGTTCGATTTTTTTGGCGAAACCAAGACCCCGACCGATCGCGTGCTCATCGGAGCCAAGACCACCATCGCCGGTCACGAGGTCACGATCTACAACGTGCACCTGCTCGCCTTCTTCATGCTCAAGACCAGCAGCGAAACCCACGGCGGCCAACGTCGCCAGGTGGCCGAGCTCCTGCGCCAAAGCGACGGACCGACCCTGCTTGCCGGCGATTTTAATGTCAGCCGCCCCGGCCCGTTGATCGACCAATACGAAGCGGTGGGTTTCCAGACGGTGCAGGACGAAACGATCACCTGGCACCGCATGCCCTTCGTGCTCGATCACATTTTCTACAACGAATCCCTGCGATGCGTGGAGCACGAGATCGTGCGGACTGAGGTCTCCGACCACCTCCCGCTTCGCGCCGACTTTGAATTCGTCGACTGA
- a CDS encoding SixA phosphatase family protein yields MFFGLLVALLLSLGGLAAAMPTTVLLVRHAEKVDDGTKDPVLSDAGQARAIALAEVAREHGVTHVFTSQYQRTILTGAPAAEVCGARATVMDASKADDLLAAVRALPAEAVVLIVGHSNTVPPLAEKLGAVSVAPMTEAEYDRLLVLTTTVDGAVTVVVSRYGEGS; encoded by the coding sequence ATGTTTTTTGGACTGCTGGTTGCGTTGCTGCTGTCGCTCGGCGGTTTGGCGGCGGCCATGCCGACGACGGTGCTGCTGGTGCGGCATGCGGAGAAGGTGGACGACGGGACGAAGGATCCGGTGCTCAGCGACGCCGGTCAGGCGCGGGCGATCGCGCTGGCCGAGGTCGCGCGGGAGCACGGCGTGACGCACGTGTTCACCAGTCAGTATCAACGCACGATTTTGACCGGCGCGCCTGCGGCCGAGGTGTGCGGTGCCAGGGCAACGGTGATGGATGCGTCCAAAGCAGATGACCTGCTCGCCGCGGTGCGCGCGTTGCCGGCCGAGGCCGTGGTTCTGATCGTCGGCCACAGCAACACGGTGCCTCCGTTGGCGGAGAAACTGGGTGCGGTGTCCGTCGCACCCATGACCGAGGCCGAATACGACCGACTGCTCGTGCTCACCACCACCGTGGATGGCGCGGTGACGGTCGTGGTCTCGCGCTACGGCGAGGGTTCCTGA